From the Phreatobacter oligotrophus genome, one window contains:
- a CDS encoding GntR family transcriptional regulator — protein MSVADALTTIGPLERETLGERVYGHLRELLMAGRLAPGDKISLRATALALGTSMMPVREAVSRLVADRALEVTPNRAVRVPVMSEEGFRELTTVRISIEGFAAEAAAAAADARAIERIAGHEAAFRALGSQPVADLAEAVRINKNLHFAIYEAAGLPTLVEIIGALWLKAGPVLNLDLGANPDRLARSGAIRFHAEALAAIRARDGAAARTAIVADISGAADFIIGRGGLAAARNRA, from the coding sequence ATGAGCGTCGCCGACGCCCTCACTACGATTGGCCCGCTGGAGCGGGAGACGCTCGGCGAGCGGGTTTATGGGCACCTGCGTGAGTTGCTCATGGCCGGCCGGCTTGCGCCGGGCGACAAGATCTCGCTCCGGGCGACGGCGCTGGCGCTGGGCACCAGCATGATGCCGGTGCGCGAGGCGGTGAGCCGTCTGGTGGCGGACCGGGCGCTGGAGGTGACGCCGAACCGCGCCGTGCGCGTTCCCGTCATGTCGGAGGAGGGGTTTCGCGAGCTGACGACGGTGCGCATCTCCATCGAAGGTTTTGCGGCCGAGGCGGCAGCGGCTGCGGCGGATGCCAGGGCCATCGAGCGGATTGCCGGCCATGAAGCGGCCTTCCGCGCACTCGGAAGCCAGCCGGTGGCCGACCTCGCCGAGGCCGTCCGCATCAACAAGAACCTGCATTTCGCGATCTACGAGGCGGCCGGCTTGCCGACCCTGGTCGAGATCATCGGGGCGCTCTGGCTGAAGGCCGGACCGGTGCTCAATCTCGACCTCGGCGCCAATCCGGATCGTCTGGCCCGCAGCGGCGCCATCCGGTTCCACGCCGAGGCGCTGGCCGCGATCCGGGCGCGCGATGGCGCGGCGGCGCGGACCGCCATCGTCGCCGACATCAGCGGCGCCGCGGACTTCATCATCGGGCGCGGCGGCCTCGCCGCAGCTCGCAACAGGGCATAA
- a CDS encoding SDR family oxidoreductase: MDLGIGGLRVLVTAGANGIGREVARAFAEEGAKVHVCDVDRDALAELATTDPGISSSWCDVADRSAVKALFDTAIDRLGGLDVLVNNAGIAGPTGRVEEINPEDWDRCIEVCLTSQFNCARLAVPHLKASPNASIINLASVAGRFGFALRTPYAAAKWGVVGFTKSLSIELGEFGIRVNAILPGLVEGDRIRRVLEAKAQSRGVSFHEMETQAVAYTSLKTFVTARQLADQMLFLASPKGRTISGQALSICGDMQMLT, encoded by the coding sequence ATGGATCTGGGCATCGGCGGGCTGCGTGTGCTGGTGACAGCGGGCGCCAACGGCATCGGCCGCGAGGTCGCGCGGGCCTTCGCCGAGGAGGGGGCCAAGGTCCATGTCTGCGACGTCGACAGGGATGCGCTTGCCGAACTCGCGACCACCGATCCCGGCATCTCGTCGTCGTGGTGCGATGTGGCCGACCGTTCGGCGGTGAAGGCCCTGTTCGACACGGCGATCGATCGCCTCGGCGGCCTCGACGTGCTCGTCAACAATGCGGGCATCGCGGGTCCCACCGGCCGCGTCGAGGAGATCAACCCGGAGGACTGGGATCGCTGCATCGAGGTCTGCCTGACCAGCCAGTTCAACTGCGCGCGACTCGCCGTGCCGCATCTGAAGGCGAGCCCCAACGCCTCGATCATCAATCTTGCCTCGGTCGCCGGTCGCTTCGGCTTCGCGCTGCGGACCCCCTATGCCGCCGCCAAATGGGGCGTCGTCGGGTTCACCAAGTCGCTGTCGATCGAGCTCGGCGAGTTCGGTATCCGCGTCAACGCCATCCTTCCCGGCCTCGTGGAGGGCGACAGGATCCGGCGCGTGCTCGAAGCCAAGGCGCAGTCCCGCGGGGTCTCGTTCCACGAGATGGAGACGCAGGCAGTGGCCTATACCTCGCTCAAGACCTTCGTTACGGCCCGCCAGCTCGCCGACCAGATGCTCTTCCTGGCGTCCCCCAAGGGTCGGACCATTTCCGGGCAGGCTCTGTCGATCTGCGGCGACATGCAGATGCTGACCTGA